A single Cannabis sativa cultivar Pink pepper isolate KNU-18-1 chromosome 7, ASM2916894v1, whole genome shotgun sequence DNA region contains:
- the LOC115696420 gene encoding uncharacterized protein LOC115696420 produces the protein MQRTNEAIEKIKVKMLASQSRQKSDADPKRRNVEFQVGDHVFLRVSPMKGIKRFEKRGKLFPKFTGPFEILEKVGLVAYCLAFPPALLAFHDVFHVSMLWKYVLDPTHVLSYENLELQSDLSYEEQQVQILHRKDKVLQNKTIVSIKVLWRNNKVEKAT, from the coding sequence ATGCAACGGACTAATGAAGCCATAGAAAAGATTAAGGTCAAAATGCTTGCCTCTCAAAGTAGGCAAAAGAGTGATGCAGATCCGAAGCGTAGAAATGTGGAGTTTCAGGTAGGAGATCATGTGTTCCTACGGgtgtctccgatgaaggggatcaaacgtttcgagaAAAGAGGCAAATTATTCCCTAAGTTtactggacctttcgagattctcgagaaggttggacTAGTGGCATATTGTTTAGCTTTCCCTCCAGCTCTATTAGCATTTCACGATGTATTTCATGTTTCCATGTTATGGAAGTACGTTTTAGATCCTACTCATGTGTTAAGTTATGAGAATCTTGAGCTACAATCAGACCTATCATACGAAGAGCAACAAGTTCAGATCTTACACAGAAAAGATAAGGTTCTTCAGAACAAGACCATAGTTTCgatcaaagtactctggagaaacaacaaggtggagAAAGCCACCTAG